In Bos indicus x Bos taurus breed Angus x Brahman F1 hybrid chromosome 4, Bos_hybrid_MaternalHap_v2.0, whole genome shotgun sequence, the sequence GAGCATTGCAATATGGAATTATTTGGGGCTAGGGTTTCATAAGAAAATTTTGGATCTGAAATGGGCAAGTTATTTTTTGTTGCTTGCCTCCGCAACtgttaattttgaaaattccacatttatagaaaataacagaatatagAGCACCTGGATTGAATAACTGCTAACGCTTTGCCTTTTTGGCTTCATCTCTCTGTCCGTACTACACAGACGTTCAGTTCTGGGCTTAATCACTTTAGAGTATACCTaggtggtatagaatctgccgcTAATGCAggtgacgtgggttcaatccttgggtcaggaagatcccctggagaagtaaatggcagcccactccagtgttcttgcctggagaatcccagggatgggggagcctggtgggctgccatctgtggggtcgcacagtcggaaacgactgaagtgacttagcatagcataggtggtatagaatctgcctgctaatgcaggtgacgtgggttcaatccctgggtcaggaagatcccctggagaagggaatggcaacccactccagtattcttccctgggataccccacagacagaggaacctggtggactacagatcatagggtcacaaaagactcagacatgactgagagactaaacatcAACAGCAACAAATAGTGTGGCACTTTAAAATGTGTAAGCATTTATCTCCTAAGAAGGACATTCTTCTACTTTATACCAATACTATTCTATAACTCCTGAGAATCCATAATACCCTCTAATATTTAGTTCATAGTAGATTTCACCAGGTGTTCCAagaatatattgatatttatagCTGTGTTTTGGTTTGACTCAGATTGCATTCAAGGTTTATACATTTGGTTGTGATGTTTCTTGGTACTTTTTGAGCCTTCTTGATATGTTCCTGTCATTcatgagtcagtcagttcagtcacttagtcatggctgactcttttcgaccccatgaactgcagcatgccaggcctccctgtccatcaccagctcctgtccatgtccatcgagtgggtgatgccatccaaccaatctcatcctctgttgtccccttctcttcccaccttcaatcttttccagcattagggtcttttcaaatgagccagttctttgcatcaggtggccaaagtattggggtttcagcttcagcatcagtccttccaatgaatattcaggactgatttcctataggatggactttCATTCATGAGTAGGGATTTATATTTTAGTCATCCTCTGGTCATATGGCTTTAGCCATTGTTTATTGTCCACTTAGTTCACTTATAGGAATACTTCAAGGAAAATGCTTCTCATTTGAAGAATCATTACAATTattcaaggcttcccaggtggcgctagtggtaaagaatccgcctgccaaagcaggagatgcaagagatgtgggtttgattcttggcttgggaagatctcctggagtaggaaatggcacccaactccagtattcttgcctggaaaattccatgggcagaggatcctggcaggctgcagtccatggggttgcacagagtcagacacaactgaacagctgAGCACAACGGGCTATTGCCCActgcacatacaaacacacacacagatagttATTTAACAAGTTCCTTTCTtgtatttggacttccctggtggctcagatggtaaagcgtccgcctacagtgtgggagacctgggttcgatccctgggttgggaagatcctctggagaaggcaatggcaacccactctagtactcttgcctggaaaatcccatggacggaggagcctggtagcttacagttcatggggttgcaaagagtcggacacgactgagtgacttcactttcactttcactttcttctcttgtatttaatTAAGGCCTACTGTACACCAGACATcattttcctggtgtttggaagtGAAATGGAACAGGAAAGGTAAAAATGGACTTTCAAACTAGTGGGGCTAGAGGAAGGAGGCAGTTAGAACTTCCTtcctgggaagtccctggtggtccagtgtttaagactccgtggttccactgcaggggctgtgggtttggtccttggtccaggaactaagatcccacatgcgagAGGTGTggccacaaaaccaaacaaacgaAAACCAAAAAAAACTTCCTTTCTAAGCCAAGTTAGTACCATATATGTAAGAATGCTAAGTTGTATCATAGCAGTAGTGGCCTGACTTTCCCCTTAAATGAGATAGGAAATGCCTAGTTTTCCTTGAACAACATAGCTGCTTTTGCGTATTTTGTGAATACGttgttaaaaagttaaatattttgaaaacattttttcttctaaattagcCAAGTATGTTGTATGTTCAGAAGCAGAGGAGTTCCATTGCTTCTACCCATCGTTCAGGTTATCCAACGCAAACAGCTAAAATCTGTCTAAAGAGTAGAACCAACATTTTAGGCttatgtgaaaaattcttcagcGTAAGCTTCAAAGTCCCCCTTTTttgataaaaatagaatttactgCAAAATATAGCCAGCAGTGTGTCGGGAGTAGATGAAGACCCATCAGAGAGAAGAATATGAGTGCAggctgggcagagaggaggcCCTGTCGTGGAGGGAAGCGCTTTAGAAAGCTGCAGCCAGCATGTCAAACGGCGGTGTGATTTCTGGATGGTGGCAGGGTACTGGGAGCTTCAAGAGAGTGGGCAGTGTACATGTGAATCATTAACCAAAAAACTACCTGTGAGCTTTAGGCCAAAGAGCCATGGTGATGGGGTGGTCATGGAGGGTAGGTTGGAAGCTGTTGCTGGCTAAAAGTCATCGAGTGTTGTAGGCTCATTTATCCTGCAGGTACGTAAGCCCAGAAGGGTCAACAGAAGACCCTCTGCAACCCCTACCTCCTTGTGACAGAGATCACCACGGACAGTCTCTCAGAGTGGGGAGAGGCGACCAAGAGGTGACTTTGGGGTCACTGAAAGTGGCCAGAGCCCATCTTTGGACAGTTCTGAGCTTTTAGGCAAAAGGTTAAGAAATTACAGAGTGAGTGTGGTTGTGAAGCATGCTTTTCAGGTCATACAAGCATAGAgacttcttaaattttaaaaacatgttttaagtGTTCAAATCTACCCAGCATTTccatttgattttgtttatatgaACCTCTTCTCTATTATCAGCCAAAAATATGAGTAAGTACAAAGAGGGACACACTGAGAACTTTGCAGCCTCACAATTTACCAGTGGTAATGGAGAGCCGCGGGAGTTTGGGCCTGATTTAATGAAACCCTCTCTGCATGTGGTGGGTGTGATGGTATCTTTGTTGTTCCCCAGGAGGAGGTGGATCAATAAAGCTTCAGTATCATCATTCTGTCCGTCCCTGAGAAGTAGCTTTAATGCCTAATGCAGAAGAATGGGATGCTGTAGACCTCCCCAGGGCCAGCAACTTTTTTTTGGACCATTTGTCTCCGTCATCATTGCGCAATTGTCCATCAGGAAATAGTGTCAAATGTGTTTGtccttttgctttctgttttcatAGGAAGTGTTTCAGAGGACACATTTTTTGTGTCATGACACCTGGACAATCTATTTACTTAACTTACCTATTTATGTAAATACacatgtattgggcttccctggtggctcagcaataaagaattctgccaatgcaggagatgcaggtttaatccctgggataggaagatcccctcgtgaggggcatggcaacccactccactattctagccttggaaatcccatggacagatgagcctggtgggctacagtccatggggtcacagaagagttggacatgacttagagactaagcaacaacaactatGCATGTATTACATATATAGTATGTACATAATATCCATTTCCATCCCTCCATATAATACAGGGGTACATTACCTATGTCTTCTATTTATCAGAATGCACCTAAAGTTTTCATGGGCTTAGCTTTATGTTACAATTTGATTCTGAGTTCAAACAAACTGTATTTTGATAATGCCACGATTCTTTTAAATCACATCACTAAGATACACAAAATTATAGAGCACAAAAATGCTGAAGCAActttgcaataaaaaaaaattagtgaaagcACAGGattctaacattttcattttgctattgtttccttAAGCTGCAACACCATTTTGAATTTGAATACCAGACCAAAGTGGATGGTGAAATAATCCTTCATctttatgacaaaggaggaatTGAACAAACAGTTTGTATGTTGGATGgagtatttgcatttattttactgGATACTGCCAATAAGAAAGTGTTCTTGGGCAGAGATACCTATGGGGTGAGACCTTTGTTTAAAGCCATGACAGAAGATGGATTTTTGGCCGTGTGTTCAGAAGCTAAAGGTAATGATAGAATTTTTCTGTGGTATTTCATTATTGTCCcgattctgtgttttcttctagaccGTATTTACAAATCTAATCCAATCCATATATACAAATGGGGCAACCCAATTTTTTTACAAGTGACTGTGTTAGTCATGGATTTTCTaggcctccttttttttttttaaaaccacggAGCTGGAGTCTCCTTTTTGGCACTTAAAACTCTGTAATCCTTACAGGATAGGTCTGTAGTAAAGTCATGTAATTTTTGTTGTGCTAATAGGTTCTGTGTCTGGTTTGATCCCGTGTGTGTTTTCGAGTTTTCCTGTGTCATGTGGTAACAGTAAGGTTGGCCAGCCCTGCAGTTACTGCACTGTGGTACTGTGCCAGGCTGTCCCACAAAGTCATTTTTATTCAGcgctttttaaacagctttattggggtataatttaCATGCCATACAATTCATCCATTGGAAGGATAccagtggtttttagtatgttCATAGATATCTGCAACCAAAACTAgtcaatttagaatttttttttttaaatcatctcaaAACTAAGCCTTGTACTCTTAAGCTGTCACTCCCCATCCCTTTATATTCATTAAGCATTAAGCTTCCTGTCCCcgtcttccttcctccttccgcACCCCCAGTTCCAGCCAGTCAGTCCGTCTTTGTGGATTTCCCTATTCTGGCCATTACATACCAGTGGAGTCATACCCTGTGTGGCCTGGTATTTCAttactggcttctttcacttggcataatgtttcCAAGGTTTGCCTATGTTGTAGCATGTTATCAGtatttacatctttttatttactttttatgacCTGAAGATATTCCATTACCTGGATATACCACATTCTGTTCATCCCATGTTTATCCTTTTGTCAGTTGATGGACAGTTGGCTTTTATGAATAATGTTTCTCTACATATTTgggtacaagtttttgtgtggtttcatttttcttgggcatATACCTAGGAGGGATCACATGATTTACTCTGTGTTTataaatagcattaaaaagaataaaatacttggaataaatgtaacaaaagtACAAAACTGTATGCTGAAAACTGTAAAACGTTGTTGAAAGAAGATCTAGAGAAATTGGAAAGCATCCCATGATCACGGATTGAAAACTTAGCATTGTTAAGTTGGCACAGACTCCCCTAAtggatctacagattcaacatgaTCTCTGTCAGTATCCCAGGTGATTactttgtagaaattgacaagctgactCTGAAATGCATAGGGAATTGCAAAGGCTTcagaataaccaaagcaatcttgaaaaagaataaagtaggaGGACTCTCCCTTCCTGACTTAAAAATGTACTGCAAAGCAAGGGTAATCAGGACAGTATTGTACTAGCAGAAAGAGAGACGTACAGACCATAGAGCTGAGAGTCCAGAAGTGCATCCGTACATCTGCAGGCAACTGATTGTCAGTGAGGGTACTAGGACCATTCAGTGGacaaagaatagtcttttcaacaaatgatgttggGACAAGTTGACATATGCAAAAAAAACAGTTAAACCATTACCTCACACCATTTATAAAACTCAAAGCAGATCAAACTCTAAAATTTGATCACTAAAGTAAGCACTGAAACTTGATAGTAAAACTAAAACTTTAGTAagcactaaaactataaaactcaggAGAAAGCATAggggtaaatcttcatgaccttcaATTTTGCAAAGAGTTCTTTGacatgacatcaaaagcacaaacaacaagggaaaaatagATACATTGggtttcatcaaaattaaacattCTTGTACTTCTAAGGACACcatcaggaaagtgaaaactcaacccacagaatggaagaaaatacttgtacatcatatttatcattttttgacAATAAAGTTGAGGAAGACAGTCATCGTTTATGTCCTAGCTAGACAGCAATGACATGCTAAACTGTGATCTACCTCCTCGTCTGCTTTTTTGCTTCATTGTTTAAATCCTTTCTCACTTGATGTAATCATACGAGAAAGAACAAGTACACACATTATTTACCCAAAGTGCTGTTAGGGAAGCCCAGCAAAGAGAACACAAGGGAAAAGGAGACTCCTTACTTCCATTTGTCTCTGATAACCTTGATACGGAATATAATCTCACGTCCAGTTTACCCTCTGAGATTTCTAAACTTGTAAGTTTACAAGATGTACTTGTAAGTACATCTTTAACTGCCCTTTTCTAAACAACAGGTCTCATCTAGGGTACTACAGCAGTTTTCCTCTCTCAGTGCTTCCAGAATAGACTATCTAAAACTCATTTGGTTGTGGTGCTTTAAATCGTAATTGCTCCTCAACTTCCGCAGGGGCCGTGTGCCTCACTTGAGGTCTGCTGGTAGGTGGTAGGATCTGGATCTCATTTGCTGTTTGAATTCCATACTACACAGTAGATTCTTGGGTTAACAAACTCAAATTGTACATCATAAGTATTCTGTGTGGATAGGCTGTTACTATttacaataaaactttttttttaaatcaaaatcgTGATGTCAAGTTGATTACTTCTTGTGAGaacttagaaaatttaaattataacatTTAACTCACACACAGGATATAATAACTACATAAGGGATATCTGAGTTTAAAGTACCTTAACAGTGGATCATTTTGCTTATTAAAGGACTGAGAACCatagctgctttttaaaaaatacctcagGGATGACAAATGACTGCCAGGatatcataaaattaaatttcaagtccatctttttgtttaataaatgtaTCTTTTGTTTGCTTAgtaaagaaaatagattttttaaaatcagaaattccAGCTAGGGAGAAGAAATTAAACATTGGAGGTTTTCCTATTGCCTTAAATTATTAGAAATCAGTTTAATTTTTCTGTACATCTCTGTACACTATTACCTTTCTAGTAGGGTTTGAGGTaattatatttttcctattttgctTATGCAGTGGACATTGtatttgtattaaaaagaaaataaagaggaatttAGACATGAAAGTTACTATGAAGTATTATCCTCATTtgaataaatttatctttttggtTTTGTAGGACTGGTTAACTTGAAGCACTCCATgactccttttttaaaagtgGAGCCTTTTCTGCCAGGACATTATGAAGTTTTGGACCTAAAGCCAAATGGCAAAGTGGCGTCGGTGGAAATGGTGAAGCACCATCACTGTAGAGACGAGCCTCTGCATGCCCTGTATGACGGCGTGGAGAAACTCTTCCCAGGTGAGAGAGCAGATGCCCATCCACCTGTTCCCCACCTCTCGCCCCTAAAGGAAAGCTGTACTCTCACTTCATTGAAATGACATCAGTTTGCaaatctgtttcctttttaaCTTGGAGGTGACGACACACTGAAATTTGGCCTGCTTCACTGTTGAGCAAATGCCATCGTGATGGAGGTGGATGGTTGCATACCTGTTTCAATAAATAATTCAGCCCAGACCTTTCTGCAgctgtttcatttcctttatgtGTTAATAGGTTTTGAGATAGAAACTGTGAAGAGCAACCTCCGGATTCTTTTTGACAATGCCGTTAAGAAACGTTTGATGACGGACAGAAGGATTGGCTGCCTTTTATCAGGTGAAGTCAGCTTAAAAAATCTAATTACATTTCATGCATATGtaatttaaatgatttataaCTATCCTGGAGGCTTAGactataaaatacttaaaatacttaCTATTGATTCCACCTGTCCTCCATTATAGgatgaaaatgttttctgtgagttgctttcaatatttaaaataatacagcAACATAAAGTTATACTGTAATTGTATTGGCATGAGTGAGCTAGTAAACATGTTTGAGAAAGTTGATGTCTTCCTACTCCACAGTCTGGATGTAAGCCCTAGAATGTGTagtgtgtgttgttgttcagtcactcactcagtggtgtccaactctttgcagccccatagactgcagcgcatcaggcttcccctgtccttcactgtctcccggagtttgctcatactcatgtctattgagtccatgatgccatccaaccatctcattctttgttaccctcttctcctcttgccctcagtctttcccagcatcagggtcttttccagtgagtcagctctttgcgtcaggtggccaaagtattggagcttcagcatcagtccttccagtgaatattcagggttgatttcctttaggattgactagcttgatttccttcctgtccaagggactctgaagagtcttctctagcaccacagttcaaaagcatcaattctttggcatagTGGCTTTTAACCAATTTAAGTACTGTTACCATTATGACAGGTTAACTGTTAGATTTTTCTTACTCAAGTTGATTTTCAGTTTATAAAACTTGGGAATTTTAAAGGCAAAACTCTAATCTTGGTGCTTAGGAGGAATATAAATAATCTCTGCTCCTCTCTTAGGTAAGGCCCATAACCACCACACTTTCTGTCTTGCTCATAGGTGGCTTGGATTCCAGTTTGGTTGCTGCCACTCTGTTGAAGCAGCTAAAAGAGGCCCAAGTTCAGTACCCTCTCCAGACATTTGCGATTGGCATGGAAGACAGTCCCGATTTACTAGCTGCTAGAAAGGTAAGACACTGCCTCTTCCTGTTAGGTAGTTAAGACAGACTTGTTAATTATTGATGGTTCTATACTTTGTTGCTGTATTGACTTAGGTAATTGttttgaattaaatatattaaatggaaTGAAACGCGTATTGAAAATCACTTGTGCTGTACACTGTATTTTGGGTACGTTTATCTTCTATGGGCCACACAGTCCTCATAAAACCCAATGATGGTAATCCTGTCCTTTGAAGAGTAAGGGCATGGGTAGAGTGGTTAAGGCTGAAGGCTTTGGAGCCTGATTGTTGGTTTCAAATCTTCACTTTAGCACACAATCCCACACTTATGTAATGGGAGTGCTCATATCTACTGTGGCACAGTTTCAAGGTGAAAATTACATAGTTCATATAAAGTGTGTGGGATAGAAACTAGCGTGTAGTAAGTACTTAGAATGTTAGCTGTTcttgttgcttttcattttctttataagaTACTGTGTTTAGGACTGTGGGCAGAGAGAACATTGTACACATTCAGTGTGTGGTAGACCTGTTCCCATTCTGATGGAACTTCCAGAGTAGATGAGAGAGACCAAGAGTTGTCTGAAAGCCAGTTGACTGATGCTGAATGAATCCGCAAGAGCCAGAGAAAACTGAATGAGGGGGAGGTGCCTTAAGTTAGAAATAGCATTCTAGATGTAAAATGAGGCATTGCAGGAGGGCCAACAGGTGATAAAATCAGCACGAGGGGAGTGGAGGCCATGCTTGTTAGGGTGAAGTCTTGGAGTGAGAAGGGCAGATGGGATGTCCACCTCTTGTGGTCAGTGGAGGGCAGACACTGGGGGACACCGGGGAGCCAGACTAATGGGGCTTGTATGCAGTGGCCTGGAGAATCATTTCCCCGTGCTGTGGTGGCCTGTGAGATCATTTCCTCTTAGCTTGTCTTACTTGTTTTCCACCATTGTTAATTCATGATGTGTTATGAACTACTGTTTTATTTTCGAgagttttccttttctggaacttccctggtggtctagtagttaagactgagcttccagtgcaagggTCATGAGCTTGGTTGGTCCCTGGTCGGGGACCTAATATCCCACATACTATATGAAATGGCtgaaaaaaaccacagctttttcTTGAAAGAGtagtctttttcttaaaaaaacaggCATATGCATATTTCTTTATGTAATCAGGTGGCAAATCATATTGGGAGCGAACACCATGAAGTCCTCTTTAACTCTGAGGAAGGCATTCAGGTCCTGGATGAAGTCATATTTTCCTTGGAAACTTATGATATTACAACAGTCCGTGCTTCAGTAGGTAAGGTATTTTATGATCCCCCAAAGATTTTAATACTGAAAAGAGTGTAAGGTTTAAAAACTACTATTTCAAGCAGTTGTTTAAAGAACAATACTCATGAATGAACTCAGGTCAAATTCCTGTGTCAGCAGTTGTTGAAGATGAAACGATTTAAGAATTCCTTAAGAATTAAGAATATATAGTTAAACCTCCACATTTTGGTATCactatttatatttcttccaagAGTTGATGCATAGTTTTCTGTACCTTCTTACCCCCTGTTTTTATGTATAAAAGTTTGTTGGACTATACATTGTAACTAGTTTCTGTAAAGAATCCTTGTTTTAGATAGATTTTGGTAAATAGTCCATCAATAACTATTATTGTCTAGGAATAAATACTTGCTTTACCCTGTGGGTGCATACTAAGATCATAATTGTACTCCACATCGGACTGGCCAAATATTGCTGAGCCTCTAAATGCTATTGGCTTAGACACACCTCTCTCTTAAGGAACTCAGAATCCAATAGGATTCCATTGCAAAGTTTAGAGTCTGCATTCTTATGCTTTAAACTTTGCAATAACATCACTGGGGTGCTGTCTCTCCCAAAGGAGCAAAAATGATTTCTTGAAGGGTAAAAATCTTAGCTATTACAGTGGTTTCTGGCTTTCCAAAGTACTTAGACAGATATACAGTATTTCTGGTACTAACATTTCATTGGTGAAGGAGATTAGGGGAAAAGCTCTAAAAAGTATCACTAGGAAGGTGATAATGAAAAAACCCAAGAAAAATACTAGTTTACAGGGCCATGGAGCAGGACCAACCAGCATCTTTTAACATGCTTTGCTGTATTTGAAATACGCTGAATGGGGAGTATGACGGAAGAAGCCCCAAATTAAAATTAAGCTACCAAAACCCCAACTTATTATTTTCATGTAGTGATACTAGTGTGAGAGTTATCAAATTTAAGACATTTGAGTCATTGTTCAGCAgaatttttttagcatttttaacaTTGTTTAGCAAAATTTTCAGATAGACATTCTTGGTCTGAAAGCAGGAATATTTAAAAacctatatataaaattatgaaaggGCTATGTCATCACAGCAGTACAACTTTTAGATTAAACACATATAAGTGGGTTGCACTGTAGATAAAAGGTCATTATTTTGCAAACTACTTCACATAACAGAGTCTAATCTAGTAGCAAAGCTTGCCACCGTTTTCAGAAACCAAATAAGAGGCATTTTTGGTAGAGGGTTATGTGGACATTAACAATAATTTCTGTCTCTTGTTTAAGGTATGTACTTAATTTCTAAGTACATTCGGAAGAACACAGATAGCGTGGTGATCTTCTCTGGAGAAGGTTCAGATGAACTTACGCAGggttatatatattttcacaagGTACGCATTCTCAAATGGAAGGATATTGGTCCTAGGGGAAGAAAAGTATGAATTATTTGaccattttctattgtttttttttgatAAAACAGTAACACTTGGAATATTTTGTGAGGTGTTCGAGAAAATCTGATACTGTCTGTATTTGTTTGGGCAAGAAAGAAGTCTTAATTGTGTCAGATaatacc encodes:
- the ASNS gene encoding asparagine synthetase [glutamine-hydrolyzing] is translated as MCGIWALFGSDDCLSVQCLSAMKIAHRGPDAFRFENVNGYTNCCFGFHRLAVVDQLFGMQPIRVKKYPYLWLCYNGEIYNHKKLQHHFEFEYQTKVDGEIILHLYDKGGIEQTVCMLDGVFAFILLDTANKKVFLGRDTYGVRPLFKAMTEDGFLAVCSEAKGLVNLKHSMTPFLKVEPFLPGHYEVLDLKPNGKVASVEMVKHHHCRDEPLHALYDGVEKLFPGFEIETVKSNLRILFDNAVKKRLMTDRRIGCLLSGGLDSSLVAATLLKQLKEAQVQYPLQTFAIGMEDSPDLLAARKVANHIGSEHHEVLFNSEEGIQVLDEVIFSLETYDITTVRASVGMYLISKYIRKNTDSVVIFSGEGSDELTQGYIYFHKAPSPEKAEEESERLLRELYLFDVLRADRTTAAHGLELRVPFLDHRFSSYYLSLPPDMRVPKNGIEKHLLRETFEDSNLIPKEILWRPKEAFSDGITSVKNSWFRILQDYIEHQVDDAAMASAAQKFPINTPKTKEGYYYRQIFENHYPGRADWLPHYWMPRWTNATDPSARTLTHYKAAAKA